A single Brassica rapa cultivar Chiifu-401-42 chromosome A04, CAAS_Brap_v3.01, whole genome shotgun sequence DNA region contains:
- the LOC103864466 gene encoding histone-lysine N-methyltransferase CLF isoform X2, which yields MASGASPSSSATRSDPHKHSTAEKRAPASKEVSAVIDSLKKKLAADRCISIKRRIDENKKNVRGITQSTMRSCMERGGGSYKDGSDLLVKRQRDSPGMKSGVNASDADKSNNHSSFLEDGNASSTTMVQGSSVPVKISLRPIKMPDVKRLSPYTTWVFLDRNQRMTEDQSVVGRRRIYYDQTGGEALICSDSEEEAIDEEDEKRAFLEPEDFIIRMTLDQLGLSDSVLEELANFLSRSSSEIKARYEVLMKEKEVSESGDNQAESSLLNKDMDGALDSFDNLFCRRCLVFDCRLHGCSQDLIFPAEKPAPWTPPVDENLTCGANCYKTLLKSNRIPANGTTEDKTGTSSDGAGTKTTSKFSGKLNRKKTKTFPSESASSNEKCTPETSDSENGVQQDTNPEKVSSTSKVKASGRRGGRKRNNNRVAERVSRRTQKRQKKSEASDTDSIATGSRSASDAKHKDNEDATSSSQKHVKSGSSKNSRKNDTPVDDSKNSVKGDDPVSQLNAVASEPCSDGSLRKEEFVGENVCPGGLSEDKSWRPLEKSLFQKGVEIFGMNSCMIARNLLCGLKSCWEVFQYMTCSENKASFFGGDALNPDGSSKFDINGNMTNNQVRRRSRFLRRRGKVRRLKYTWKSAAYHSIRKRSTDKKDQPCRQFNPCNCKTACGKECTCLLNGTCCEKYCGCPKSCKNRFRGCHCAKSQCRSRQCPCFAADRECDPDVCRNCWVIGGDGTLGVPSQRGDNYECRNMKLLLKQQQRVLLGISDVSGWGAFLKNSVSKHEYLGEYTGELISHKEADKRGKIYDRENSSFLFNLNDQFVLDAYRKGDKLKFANHSPEPNCYAKVIMVAGDHRVGIFAKERILAGEELFYDYRYEPDRAPAWARKPEASGSKKDENVTPSVGRPKKVA from the exons ATGGCGTCGGGAGCTTCGCCTTCTTCTTCCGCCACCAGATCGGACCCGCACAAGCACTCTACG GCGGAGAAGAGAGCTCCAGCGTCTAAGGAAGTTTCAGCAGTGATAGATTCGCTTAAGAAGAAGCTCGCAGCTGATCGGTGTATCTCAATTAAG AGAAGGATTGATGAGAACAAGAAGAATGTGCGTGGCATCACTCAATCCACTATGAGGTCGTGTATGGAGAGAGGAGGCGGTAGCTATAAAGACGGTAGCGATCTCTTGGTTAAGAGGCAAAGAGATTCGCCTGGTATGAAAAGCGGAGTCAATGCGAGTGATGCTGATAAGAGCAACAACCATAGCAGCTTCTTAGAAGATGGGAATGCTAGTTCAACAACCATGGTTCAAGGGTCTAGTGTCCCTGTTAAGATTTCCTTGCGGCCGATCAAAATGCCTGATGTTAAACGTTTGTCGCCTTATACCACATGGGTTTTTCTGGATAG GAATCAAAGAATGACTGAAGACCAGTCTGTTGTGGGTCGGAGGAGAATCTATTATGACCAAACCGGCGGGGAAGCACTCATTTGCAGTGATAGTGAAGAGGAGGCTATTGACGAGGAAGATGAAAAAAGAGCTTTTCTGGAGCCTGAAGATTTTATTATTCG CATGACCCTTGACCAACTAGGTCTTTCAGACTCTGTCTTGGAGGAACTAGCAAATTTCTTGTCCAGAAGCTCTAGTGAAATAAAG GCAAGATATGAAGTGCTTATGAAGGAAAAAGAAGTTTCAGAGAGTGGCGATAATCAAGCAGAGAGTTCTCTTCTTAACAAAGATATGGATGGAGCTTTGGATTCTTTCGACAACCTGTTCTGCCGTCGATGCCTT GTGTTTGATTGCCGGCTGCACGGGTGTTCGCAGGATCTTATATTTCCT GCTGAGAAACCAGCTCCATGGACTCCTCCTGTGGATGAAAATCTAACCTGTGGCGCTAACTGCTATAAAACG CTTCTCAAATCTAATAGAATCCCAGCTAATGGCACCACCGAAGATAAAACTGGCACTTCATCAGATGGTGCGGGTACTAAAACCACATCCAAGTTCTCCGGCAAACTTAataggaaaaaaacaaaaaccttcCCTAGCGAAAGCGCGTCGTCTAATGAAAAATGCACGCCAGAAACAAGTGACTCAGAGAACGGCGTTCAGCAGGATACCAATCCTGAGAAAGTTTCATCGACATCAAAGGTGAAAGCTAGTGGGAGACGTGGAGGTCGTAAGAGGAACAACAACCGAGTTGCTGAGCGAGTTTCTCGTAGGACTCAAAAGAGGCAAaagaagtcagaagcttccgaTACTGATTCCATCGCCACTGGGAGTCGTTCAGCAAGCGATGCAAAACATAAAGATAATGAAGATGCTACATCCTCTTCTCAGAAGCATGTAAAATCTGGGAGCTCTAAGAATTCAAGAAAGAATGACACTCCTGTAGATGACTCCAAGAATTCTGTGAAGGGTGACGATCCTGTTTCTCAGTTAAATGCTGTTGCATCTGAACCGTGTAGCGATGGAAGTTTAAGGAAAGAAGAGTTTGTGGGTGAAAATGTATGTCCAGGAGGACTGTCTGAAGATAAATCGTGGAGACCACTTGAGAAAAGCCTGTTCCAAAAAGGTGTTGAGATTTTTGGAATGAATAG CTGCATGATTGCTAGGAACCTTCTGTGTGGTCTCAAGTCGTGTTGGGAGGTCTTCCAATACATGACTTGCTCGGAGAACAAAGCTTCCTTCTTCGGAGGTGATGCATTGAATCCCGACGGCTCTTCCAAGTTTGATATCAATGGAAATATG ACTAATAACCAAGTGCGAAGAAGGTCAAGATTTCTACGTAGAAGAGGCAAAGTGCGCCGCTTGAAGTATACTTGGAAGTCTGCTGCATATCATTCAATTAGGAAAAGAAGTACCGATAAGAAAGACCAGCCGTGCCGTCAATTTAATCCATGCAACTGCAAAACTGCTTGCGGGAAGGAATGTACTTGTTTGCTAAACGGGACTTGCTGCGAGAAGTACTGCGG TTGCCCAAAGAGCTGCAAGAACAGGTTTAGAGGTTGTCATTGTGCCAAAAGCCAGTGTCGGAGCCGTCAATGTCCGTGCTTTGCTGCAGATCGGGAATGTGATCCTGATGTTTGTAGGAATTGCTGGGTCAT TGGTGGGGATGGTACGCTTGGGGTCCCTAGCCAAAGAGGCGATAATTATGAGTGCAGGAATATGAAATTACTCCTGAAACAACAACAAAGG GTTTtacttggaatatctgatgtaTCTGGTTGGGGAGCTTTCCTAAAG AACAGTGTAAGTAAACACGAATATCTCGGGGAATACACAGGAGAGCTGATATCACATAAAGAAGCAGATAAACGAGGGAAGATATATGATCGCGAGAATTCCTCTTTTCTCTTTAATCTAAATGATCAG TTTGTGCTAGATGCTTATAGGAAAGGAGACAAACTGAAGTTCGCCAATCATTCCCCTGAACCTAACTGTTACGCAAAG
- the LOC103864466 gene encoding histone-lysine N-methyltransferase CLF isoform X1 yields MASGASPSSSATRSDPHKHSTTSQAEKRAPASKEVSAVIDSLKKKLAADRCISIKRRIDENKKNVRGITQSTMRSCMERGGGSYKDGSDLLVKRQRDSPGMKSGVNASDADKSNNHSSFLEDGNASSTTMVQGSSVPVKISLRPIKMPDVKRLSPYTTWVFLDRNQRMTEDQSVVGRRRIYYDQTGGEALICSDSEEEAIDEEDEKRAFLEPEDFIIRMTLDQLGLSDSVLEELANFLSRSSSEIKARYEVLMKEKEVSESGDNQAESSLLNKDMDGALDSFDNLFCRRCLVFDCRLHGCSQDLIFPAEKPAPWTPPVDENLTCGANCYKTLLKSNRIPANGTTEDKTGTSSDGAGTKTTSKFSGKLNRKKTKTFPSESASSNEKCTPETSDSENGVQQDTNPEKVSSTSKVKASGRRGGRKRNNNRVAERVSRRTQKRQKKSEASDTDSIATGSRSASDAKHKDNEDATSSSQKHVKSGSSKNSRKNDTPVDDSKNSVKGDDPVSQLNAVASEPCSDGSLRKEEFVGENVCPGGLSEDKSWRPLEKSLFQKGVEIFGMNSCMIARNLLCGLKSCWEVFQYMTCSENKASFFGGDALNPDGSSKFDINGNMTNNQVRRRSRFLRRRGKVRRLKYTWKSAAYHSIRKRSTDKKDQPCRQFNPCNCKTACGKECTCLLNGTCCEKYCGCPKSCKNRFRGCHCAKSQCRSRQCPCFAADRECDPDVCRNCWVIGGDGTLGVPSQRGDNYECRNMKLLLKQQQRVLLGISDVSGWGAFLKNSVSKHEYLGEYTGELISHKEADKRGKIYDRENSSFLFNLNDQFVLDAYRKGDKLKFANHSPEPNCYAKVIMVAGDHRVGIFAKERILAGEELFYDYRYEPDRAPAWARKPEASGSKKDENVTPSVGRPKKVA; encoded by the exons ATGGCGTCGGGAGCTTCGCCTTCTTCTTCCGCCACCAGATCGGACCCGCACAAGCACTCTACG ACATCTCAGGCGGAGAAGAGAGCTCCAGCGTCTAAGGAAGTTTCAGCAGTGATAGATTCGCTTAAGAAGAAGCTCGCAGCTGATCGGTGTATCTCAATTAAG AGAAGGATTGATGAGAACAAGAAGAATGTGCGTGGCATCACTCAATCCACTATGAGGTCGTGTATGGAGAGAGGAGGCGGTAGCTATAAAGACGGTAGCGATCTCTTGGTTAAGAGGCAAAGAGATTCGCCTGGTATGAAAAGCGGAGTCAATGCGAGTGATGCTGATAAGAGCAACAACCATAGCAGCTTCTTAGAAGATGGGAATGCTAGTTCAACAACCATGGTTCAAGGGTCTAGTGTCCCTGTTAAGATTTCCTTGCGGCCGATCAAAATGCCTGATGTTAAACGTTTGTCGCCTTATACCACATGGGTTTTTCTGGATAG GAATCAAAGAATGACTGAAGACCAGTCTGTTGTGGGTCGGAGGAGAATCTATTATGACCAAACCGGCGGGGAAGCACTCATTTGCAGTGATAGTGAAGAGGAGGCTATTGACGAGGAAGATGAAAAAAGAGCTTTTCTGGAGCCTGAAGATTTTATTATTCG CATGACCCTTGACCAACTAGGTCTTTCAGACTCTGTCTTGGAGGAACTAGCAAATTTCTTGTCCAGAAGCTCTAGTGAAATAAAG GCAAGATATGAAGTGCTTATGAAGGAAAAAGAAGTTTCAGAGAGTGGCGATAATCAAGCAGAGAGTTCTCTTCTTAACAAAGATATGGATGGAGCTTTGGATTCTTTCGACAACCTGTTCTGCCGTCGATGCCTT GTGTTTGATTGCCGGCTGCACGGGTGTTCGCAGGATCTTATATTTCCT GCTGAGAAACCAGCTCCATGGACTCCTCCTGTGGATGAAAATCTAACCTGTGGCGCTAACTGCTATAAAACG CTTCTCAAATCTAATAGAATCCCAGCTAATGGCACCACCGAAGATAAAACTGGCACTTCATCAGATGGTGCGGGTACTAAAACCACATCCAAGTTCTCCGGCAAACTTAataggaaaaaaacaaaaaccttcCCTAGCGAAAGCGCGTCGTCTAATGAAAAATGCACGCCAGAAACAAGTGACTCAGAGAACGGCGTTCAGCAGGATACCAATCCTGAGAAAGTTTCATCGACATCAAAGGTGAAAGCTAGTGGGAGACGTGGAGGTCGTAAGAGGAACAACAACCGAGTTGCTGAGCGAGTTTCTCGTAGGACTCAAAAGAGGCAAaagaagtcagaagcttccgaTACTGATTCCATCGCCACTGGGAGTCGTTCAGCAAGCGATGCAAAACATAAAGATAATGAAGATGCTACATCCTCTTCTCAGAAGCATGTAAAATCTGGGAGCTCTAAGAATTCAAGAAAGAATGACACTCCTGTAGATGACTCCAAGAATTCTGTGAAGGGTGACGATCCTGTTTCTCAGTTAAATGCTGTTGCATCTGAACCGTGTAGCGATGGAAGTTTAAGGAAAGAAGAGTTTGTGGGTGAAAATGTATGTCCAGGAGGACTGTCTGAAGATAAATCGTGGAGACCACTTGAGAAAAGCCTGTTCCAAAAAGGTGTTGAGATTTTTGGAATGAATAG CTGCATGATTGCTAGGAACCTTCTGTGTGGTCTCAAGTCGTGTTGGGAGGTCTTCCAATACATGACTTGCTCGGAGAACAAAGCTTCCTTCTTCGGAGGTGATGCATTGAATCCCGACGGCTCTTCCAAGTTTGATATCAATGGAAATATG ACTAATAACCAAGTGCGAAGAAGGTCAAGATTTCTACGTAGAAGAGGCAAAGTGCGCCGCTTGAAGTATACTTGGAAGTCTGCTGCATATCATTCAATTAGGAAAAGAAGTACCGATAAGAAAGACCAGCCGTGCCGTCAATTTAATCCATGCAACTGCAAAACTGCTTGCGGGAAGGAATGTACTTGTTTGCTAAACGGGACTTGCTGCGAGAAGTACTGCGG TTGCCCAAAGAGCTGCAAGAACAGGTTTAGAGGTTGTCATTGTGCCAAAAGCCAGTGTCGGAGCCGTCAATGTCCGTGCTTTGCTGCAGATCGGGAATGTGATCCTGATGTTTGTAGGAATTGCTGGGTCAT TGGTGGGGATGGTACGCTTGGGGTCCCTAGCCAAAGAGGCGATAATTATGAGTGCAGGAATATGAAATTACTCCTGAAACAACAACAAAGG GTTTtacttggaatatctgatgtaTCTGGTTGGGGAGCTTTCCTAAAG AACAGTGTAAGTAAACACGAATATCTCGGGGAATACACAGGAGAGCTGATATCACATAAAGAAGCAGATAAACGAGGGAAGATATATGATCGCGAGAATTCCTCTTTTCTCTTTAATCTAAATGATCAG TTTGTGCTAGATGCTTATAGGAAAGGAGACAAACTGAAGTTCGCCAATCATTCCCCTGAACCTAACTGTTACGCAAAG
- the LOC103864466 gene encoding histone-lysine N-methyltransferase CLF isoform X3, whose protein sequence is MNTEHLIQARYEVLMKEKEVSESGDNQAESSLLNKDMDGALDSFDNLFCRRCLVFDCRLHGCSQDLIFPAEKPAPWTPPVDENLTCGANCYKTLLKSNRIPANGTTEDKTGTSSDGAGTKTTSKFSGKLNRKKTKTFPSESASSNEKCTPETSDSENGVQQDTNPEKVSSTSKVKASGRRGGRKRNNNRVAERVSRRTQKRQKKSEASDTDSIATGSRSASDAKHKDNEDATSSSQKHVKSGSSKNSRKNDTPVDDSKNSVKGDDPVSQLNAVASEPCSDGSLRKEEFVGENVCPGGLSEDKSWRPLEKSLFQKGVEIFGMNSCMIARNLLCGLKSCWEVFQYMTCSENKASFFGGDALNPDGSSKFDINGNMTNNQVRRRSRFLRRRGKVRRLKYTWKSAAYHSIRKRSTDKKDQPCRQFNPCNCKTACGKECTCLLNGTCCEKYCGCPKSCKNRFRGCHCAKSQCRSRQCPCFAADRECDPDVCRNCWVIGGDGTLGVPSQRGDNYECRNMKLLLKQQQRVLLGISDVSGWGAFLKNSVSKHEYLGEYTGELISHKEADKRGKIYDRENSSFLFNLNDQFVLDAYRKGDKLKFANHSPEPNCYAKVIMVAGDHRVGIFAKERILAGEELFYDYRYEPDRAPAWARKPEASGSKKDENVTPSVGRPKKVA, encoded by the exons ATGAACACCGAACATCTTATACAGGCAAGATATGAAGTGCTTATGAAGGAAAAAGAAGTTTCAGAGAGTGGCGATAATCAAGCAGAGAGTTCTCTTCTTAACAAAGATATGGATGGAGCTTTGGATTCTTTCGACAACCTGTTCTGCCGTCGATGCCTT GTGTTTGATTGCCGGCTGCACGGGTGTTCGCAGGATCTTATATTTCCT GCTGAGAAACCAGCTCCATGGACTCCTCCTGTGGATGAAAATCTAACCTGTGGCGCTAACTGCTATAAAACG CTTCTCAAATCTAATAGAATCCCAGCTAATGGCACCACCGAAGATAAAACTGGCACTTCATCAGATGGTGCGGGTACTAAAACCACATCCAAGTTCTCCGGCAAACTTAataggaaaaaaacaaaaaccttcCCTAGCGAAAGCGCGTCGTCTAATGAAAAATGCACGCCAGAAACAAGTGACTCAGAGAACGGCGTTCAGCAGGATACCAATCCTGAGAAAGTTTCATCGACATCAAAGGTGAAAGCTAGTGGGAGACGTGGAGGTCGTAAGAGGAACAACAACCGAGTTGCTGAGCGAGTTTCTCGTAGGACTCAAAAGAGGCAAaagaagtcagaagcttccgaTACTGATTCCATCGCCACTGGGAGTCGTTCAGCAAGCGATGCAAAACATAAAGATAATGAAGATGCTACATCCTCTTCTCAGAAGCATGTAAAATCTGGGAGCTCTAAGAATTCAAGAAAGAATGACACTCCTGTAGATGACTCCAAGAATTCTGTGAAGGGTGACGATCCTGTTTCTCAGTTAAATGCTGTTGCATCTGAACCGTGTAGCGATGGAAGTTTAAGGAAAGAAGAGTTTGTGGGTGAAAATGTATGTCCAGGAGGACTGTCTGAAGATAAATCGTGGAGACCACTTGAGAAAAGCCTGTTCCAAAAAGGTGTTGAGATTTTTGGAATGAATAG CTGCATGATTGCTAGGAACCTTCTGTGTGGTCTCAAGTCGTGTTGGGAGGTCTTCCAATACATGACTTGCTCGGAGAACAAAGCTTCCTTCTTCGGAGGTGATGCATTGAATCCCGACGGCTCTTCCAAGTTTGATATCAATGGAAATATG ACTAATAACCAAGTGCGAAGAAGGTCAAGATTTCTACGTAGAAGAGGCAAAGTGCGCCGCTTGAAGTATACTTGGAAGTCTGCTGCATATCATTCAATTAGGAAAAGAAGTACCGATAAGAAAGACCAGCCGTGCCGTCAATTTAATCCATGCAACTGCAAAACTGCTTGCGGGAAGGAATGTACTTGTTTGCTAAACGGGACTTGCTGCGAGAAGTACTGCGG TTGCCCAAAGAGCTGCAAGAACAGGTTTAGAGGTTGTCATTGTGCCAAAAGCCAGTGTCGGAGCCGTCAATGTCCGTGCTTTGCTGCAGATCGGGAATGTGATCCTGATGTTTGTAGGAATTGCTGGGTCAT TGGTGGGGATGGTACGCTTGGGGTCCCTAGCCAAAGAGGCGATAATTATGAGTGCAGGAATATGAAATTACTCCTGAAACAACAACAAAGG GTTTtacttggaatatctgatgtaTCTGGTTGGGGAGCTTTCCTAAAG AACAGTGTAAGTAAACACGAATATCTCGGGGAATACACAGGAGAGCTGATATCACATAAAGAAGCAGATAAACGAGGGAAGATATATGATCGCGAGAATTCCTCTTTTCTCTTTAATCTAAATGATCAG TTTGTGCTAGATGCTTATAGGAAAGGAGACAAACTGAAGTTCGCCAATCATTCCCCTGAACCTAACTGTTACGCAAAG